The genomic region TCCTTCGGCCAACATGATGCGGAACCACGTGCGCAGCGCCGAGATGTTCCGGCGGATCGACGTGCCGGCGAGCCCGAGATCCTTCAGGTGATACACGAACTCACGCAGCACGCCTGGGGTGATCTCCCTCGCTTCGGTGATACCCTGCGCTCGCATGAACGCCGCACAGCGTATCACGTCCCGACGGTAGGCCTCGATCGTGCGCGGCGATGCCCCTTCTTCGAGGGCCAGCGCATCCTCGAACGCGAGGAGATGGAATCCTCGACGCAGGGCCTGCTCCTCGGGTGAGGGGATCGGCACGGGTGCCGTCACCGCCGACCTCTCGTTCGCCGCCACCACACGGTGCCCACGACCACGACAACGATTGCCGCCGCCACCAGGCCGACCGTGCGCTGCTGTCCGGCGATCCGCGCCAACAGGGCATCGGCGTTCGCGCCCGCACGAAAGGCCAGGACGCACACCAACCCGTACCACGCACCGGACGCCAACGACATCGCGAGCAGGGCGCGCACCGCGCCGATACCCATCGCACCCGCGAGTGGCGGCACCACGGCCCGTACACCGGGAAGAAATCGGCTCACCACCACGGCCAGCACTCCCTGCGTCTTGAAACGCTCGGTGATGCGTTGAGTTGCGCCGGCCGGAAACAGCGAGGGAAATCGCTGCATGAGCCACGGGAGTCCGAAGCGATGCCCCAGTCCGTACATCATCATGGCACCGCCGATATTGCCGATCATCGTTGCGGTCCAGACACCGACGGCGCTGCCATTCCCGCGCGCCGCCACGAACGCGCCAAGCGCGATCACCGTATCCGCCGGCAGCGGCGGAAAGATGTTCTCCGCGAAGGCCGCCAGAATGAGCGCGCCGTACAGCAGCGGCTCTGGCAGCGAGGAGAGCCACGCGAGGATGTCGGTCATGCACCCACCCGATGCATGGGCGATGCCGCGGCCGTCGAGCGAATCAGCGGCGCGGCAGGACGGTCGCGGTGGCCATCACGGCCAGCCCTTCCTCGCGCCCGATCCATCCCATCGACTCGTTGGTCTTACCCTTCACGAACACCTCGATGTTTGTGACGCCGAGCAGCGCCGCGAGCCGTGCCCTGATGGCGGCACGATGCGGACCGATCTTGGGACGTTGCGTCACCACCGTGATGTCGACATTGCCTACGCGCCAGCCGGCTTGGTGGAGTCGCGCCACGGCGGCGGATAACATCACCGTGGAATCCTTGCCTTTGTGGGCGGCATCGGTGTCGGGAAACATCTCGCCGATGTCACCGAGCGCCGCTGCGCCGAGCAGCGCGTCCGTTACGGCGTGACAGATGGCGTCGCCATCGGAGTGACCAGCGCAGTGCATGTCGGCCGGAATGTCGATGCCGCCAAGTCGCATGGGGCCGCCCTCACCGAACCGGTGCGAGTCATATCCGATGCCCACGCGTACGGGCAGCGCTGTGCTCACGCTGCCACCGTCGCGTGGGCCTGCGCGCCACTGGCGATGAGCGAATAATCCTGACGGCGCCGCGCGGGCGTGAACCCGGCGTCTCGAATGAGGCGGTCGAGTTCATCGACCGTCGTGCGATGGGTCGTGTTGGCTGCGGAAACGACGTTCTCTTCGATCATCAACGAGCCAAAATCGTTGCAGCCGTAGTTGAGCGCCATCTGGCCGACCTTCATGCCCATCGTCACCCAGCTCGACTGCAGATTCGGCACATTGTCGAGCACGATGCGCGACATTGCCACCGTCCGCAGATACGTGACCGCATCGGTCTTGGGCATGTGCGACATCGAGGGCGTGTTCTCTGGCTGCAACGGCCACGTGATGAACGCCGTGAAGCCGCCGGTACGCGCCTGCAGATCGCGCACGCGCTGCAGGTGTTCGATGCGCTCCGCGAGCGTCTCGCCGATGCCGTACATCATCGTCACGGAGGTCTTCATACCCTCGTTGTGCGCGAGCTCCATGATCTCGAGCCAGCGGTCGGCGCCGGCCTTCTTGGGCGCCACGATGTCACGCACCCGCTGCACGAGGATCTCGCCGCCGCCGCCCGGGATCGAATCGAGACCGGCCGCCCTGAGTTCGCGAATCACGTCACGTGCCTCCATACGGAAACGCGTCGCAAAGAAATCGACTTCGCTGGGTGAGAAACCATGAATGTGGATCGGATGGTGTTGCTTGATATAGCGCATCAGATCCAGATACCACTCAAACGGGATGTACGGGTTGTGCCCACCCTGAATCAGGATCTGCACACCGCCGAGTGCCTTCGTCTCCTCGATCTTCTCGCCAATCTGCTCGAAGGAGAGGGTGTACCCTTCCCCGTGCTTCGGACGACGATAGAAGGCACAGAATCCGCAGTCGGCCACACACACGTTCGTGTAGTTGATGTTGCGGTCGACGATGTACGTGACCACGCCATGGGGATGCTTCGCCTGTCGCACGCGATCGGCTTCCATGCCGAGTTCGAGCAGCGGAGCATTGGTATAGAAATCGAGAAGGTCACGCATGGATGATTCTCTTGCGACCGGCAGCACACAGGAAGTCGATCACGCAGCGGGCAGAAAGGCGAGCGTGCCATCAGGCACGCGCCCTGCCAGTACGAGTCGACGGAAGAATTCGGTGAGGCCCGCGAGATGCGGGTACGACAAACGGTAATCCAATCCCGAGAAGTACTCGGCACAAGCTTCGCGCGACACGCCGGTGGCCAGGGCCGCCTGCGCCGTCAGCTGATCGATATGCAGCAAGCCCCAGTCGCGTGACGCGATCAACGAGGCATGCGCCGACAACGCCTCGTGCATCGGCGCGCCACGCTGCGCGACCCAGACCGCGAAGACGAACGGGAGTCCAGTCCACGATTTCCAGACCTCGCCCAGATCCTCACGAAACGGGTAGCGCATCGCCCACGCCCCGCCGCGATTGGCCTGATCGAAGAGCTTGAGCGCCGCGTCGCCGATCACCAGTCGCGCCTCATGCGGCTCATCCTCGAAGCGGTCGACGTCGGCCAGCTCGGCATCGCCAAGCACGAACTCGGGACGGCAGCGCCACACGTTCTCGAACAACAGTTCAAGCAGTGCCACCGACGTCATGGAGCTGCGACTCACGATCACTTTGCGTCCGCCGAGCTCAGGCGGCGGGCGCTTGCTGAACAGCATGACGCTCCGCACGGGACCGTCGCTCGTGATGCCGAGCTCGGGCAGCAGCAGATAGCGCTTCGCGTCGCGCGCATACTCAACGGCGGAGACTACGCTCACATCGAGCGCACCGTCGGCCATCAACCGGTTGAGCACGGTGGGGATACCCGTGATCAAACTGCCGTCGAGTGGCACGATCCCACGATCGATCGCGCCGTACACGGGAAAGCAGTTGATGTATGGGATGCGCCCGACGCGCAGCATGACGTTCAGCCCACCGCGCCAGCGAGCGGCTCGGTCGATTCGTCGATCGCGCCGGTCTCGTCGGGGGCGAATTCGCGCAGAACGCGATAGAACGAATCACGTTCGGCCGGCGCCTTGCCCGCACCGCGAATGAGGCCGAGCAGCTGCGGCAGCGTCATGCCCTGCGGTGTGTGCGCGCCGACCGCGTGGTAGATCTTCTCGCGCACGACCGTGCCTTCGATGTCGTTCACGCCAAAATGCAGCGAGATCTGCGACACCGGCGTCGACACCATGATCCAATGCGACTTGATGTGCTCGAAGTTGTCGAGGAAGAGTCGGCCGACCGCGAGGTTGCGCAGATCGTCGAAGCCGGTGGTCGCGGTGCCTTCGCGGCCGAGCGTCTTCCCGAGCTCATTGTCGTCGGGATGATACGCGAGCGGGATGTATGCGAGGAAGCCGCCGGTTTCATCCTGCAGCTCACGCAGCATGTTGAGATGCTGCATACGATCCTCGATCGTTTCCACGTGTCCGTACAGCATCGTGCAGTTCGATCGGATGCCGAGTTTGTGCGCCGTGCGATGCACGTCGATGTAGTCGGCACCGCCGAGCTTCTTGTCCGCGATGACGTGACGGACGGCGGCACTGAACGTCTCCGCGCCGCCGCCGGGCAGCGTGTCGAGACCGGCCTCACGCAGCGCGATCAGCACGTCTTCGCGGCTCATCTTTTCAATGCGCGCGATGTGGGCGATCTCGACGGCCGTGAGCGCCTTGATGTGCACCTGCGGGTGCCGTGCTTTGAGCGCCCGGAACATCGACTGGTAGTACTCGAGTCCCGCCTCCATATCGAGACCGCCGACGATGTGGAACTCGCGGGTGATGGAACCGTCGGCGCGATCGGATTCGGCGAGCACCTGCTCGATGCTGTAGCGATAGGCCCCTTCTTCCTTGGGCAATCGCGCATACCCGCAGAACACGCACGTCTTGCGCAAGACGCAGACGTTGGTGGGGTTGATGTGCTGATTCGATGCGAAGGTGACGCGGTCCCCGTGACGGGCACGGTTGGCCGCGTCGGCCATGGCGCCTACGCCGAGCAGGTCGGGGGAGCGGAACAGGGTGACACCATCGGCGATGGACAGCCGCTCACCGGCGCGCAGCTTCTCCCCGATGGGGCGCAGCGCGGGATCACGGAGTCGATCGAGATCGAACGGAATAGTGACAGGCATCAGGGCGTACTCGGGCAAGTGCGCGAACCATTCGCGCGGACCTTCACCTCGATGAACGCCCCGACGGGCCTAGTCGTGCCACCGTCGGAGTGCAATCGAGACGTTGTGACCACCGAACCCCGAGCTGTTCGAGATCGCGACATTCACCGGCCGCGCGCGTGGCGTGTTCGGGGTGTAGTCGAGAACGCACTCGGGATCAGGAGTCGCGTAGTTGATCGTGGGGGGAACCATGTTGTCGCGCATCGCCAAGGCACAGGCGATGAACTCCACCGAACCCGCCGCACCGAGCATGTGTCCAGTGGCCGACTTGGTCGAGCTGACCGACAGCACGTGCGCGTGGTCGCCGAACACCGCCTGGATGCCCTTGGACTCGTTGGGATCGTTGAGCGGCGTGGACGTGCCGTGGGCGTTGATGTAGTCGACATCCGTCGGCGCGAGGCCGCCGTCCTTCAGCGCGCCGCGCATGGCCCGTTGGAGCCCCTCGTGCGCGTCCGGCTGCCCGGTGAGGTGGTACGCGTCACCCGTGGCGCGGTAGCCGACGATCTCGCCATAAATGCGCGCACCGCGGCGCCGGGCATGCTCGAGTTCCTCAAGTACCACCACCCCGGAGCCCTCGCCCATCACGAACCCATCGCGGTCCTTGTCGAACGGTCGCGACGCGGTGGACGGCGAATCATTGCGCGTCGAGAGGGCGCCCATATTGGCGAAACCACCGATCGACATGGGCGTGACGGCCGCCTCGGAACCGCCGGCAAACATCACGTCCGCATCGCCATACTGAATGATCCGGAACGCATCGCCGATCGCGTGCGCGCTCGAGGCACAGGCGGATACGGTGGCGTAATTGGGGCCCTTTGCCTGCAGCCGCATCGACACGATGCCAGCAGCGATATCGCCGATGAACATCGGAATGAAAAACGGCGAAATCTTGCTCGGACCCAGCGTGCGGTAAACATCGTGCTGGTCTTCGAAGCTCCGAATCCCGCCGATTCCGCTTCCGATGATGACGCCCATCGTTTCCGGGTCAATGGTCCCCGGAGCGATGCCCGCGTCAGCCGCCGCCTGTACGGAGGCGGCGACGGCGTACTGTGCATACACATCCGCGCGCTTCGCTTCCTTGCGGTCCATGTACGCGAGCGGGTCGAACTGCTTGACCTCGCACGCGAACCGCACGGAGTACTTGGACGCATCGAACTTCGTGATATCAGCGCCCCCGGACACTCCCGAGAGCAAGGACCGCCAGGTCGTCGCCACGTCGTTGCCGACCGGCGTAACGGCACCAAGCCCCGTAACGACGACCCGCCGCCGCATTAGCCGGCGACCTTCGCCTCAAGGTAGGCCACCGCATCGCCGACCGTGCGGAGCTTCTCGGCATCCTCATCGGGGATATCGATGTTGAACTCCTTCTCGAACTCCATGACCAGTTCGACGATGTCGAGCGAGTCAGCGCCGAGGTCTTCGATGAAGCTCGCCTCGGGCGTGAGCTTCTCGCGCTCCACTCCGAGCTCCTTTTCGATGATATCCTTGATCTTCGACGCGTGATCCGACATAGGAACGATCCTCTGGGATGTTGGAGTAGTTAAGAGTGGGGAACTTAGCCATGCGGGGGCGTCGCTGGGAGGGCTTGACGGCAAGAACCGCAAAGTCCTTCCCGAGCCGGCCCGCGAACCTACATGACCATACCGCCGTCCACCACGAACACCTGACCGGTCACATAACTGGTCAAGTCTGAAGCGAGCACAGCCACCATGCTCGCGATGTCCTCGGCGCTGCCGAGGCGCTCGAGCGGAATGCCCGCACTGAGCGCACTGCGGGCCTCCGGTGTCATCGCCGCCGTCATATCGGTGTCGATGAAGCCGGGAGCCACCACGTTG from Gemmatimonas sp. harbors:
- a CDS encoding VTT domain-containing protein → MTDILAWLSSLPEPLLYGALILAAFAENIFPPLPADTVIALGAFVAARGNGSAVGVWTATMIGNIGGAMMMYGLGHRFGLPWLMQRFPSLFPAGATQRITERFKTQGVLAVVVSRFLPGVRAVVPPLAGAMGIGAVRALLAMSLASGAWYGLVCVLAFRAGANADALLARIAGQQRTVGLVAAAIVVVVVGTVWWRRTRGRR
- the ispF gene encoding 2-C-methyl-D-erythritol 2,4-cyclodiphosphate synthase; this encodes MSTALPVRVGIGYDSHRFGEGGPMRLGGIDIPADMHCAGHSDGDAICHAVTDALLGAAALGDIGEMFPDTDAAHKGKDSTVMLSAAVARLHQAGWRVGNVDITVVTQRPKIGPHRAAIRARLAALLGVTNIEVFVKGKTNESMGWIGREEGLAVMATATVLPRR
- the mqnC gene encoding cyclic dehypoxanthinyl futalosine synthase; amino-acid sequence: MRDLLDFYTNAPLLELGMEADRVRQAKHPHGVVTYIVDRNINYTNVCVADCGFCAFYRRPKHGEGYTLSFEQIGEKIEETKALGGVQILIQGGHNPYIPFEWYLDLMRYIKQHHPIHIHGFSPSEVDFFATRFRMEARDVIRELRAAGLDSIPGGGGEILVQRVRDIVAPKKAGADRWLEIMELAHNEGMKTSVTMMYGIGETLAERIEHLQRVRDLQARTGGFTAFITWPLQPENTPSMSHMPKTDAVTYLRTVAMSRIVLDNVPNLQSSWVTMGMKVGQMALNYGCNDFGSLMIEENVVSAANTTHRTTVDELDRLIRDAGFTPARRRQDYSLIASGAQAHATVAA
- a CDS encoding menaquinone biosynthesis protein; the encoded protein is MLRVGRIPYINCFPVYGAIDRGIVPLDGSLITGIPTVLNRLMADGALDVSVVSAVEYARDAKRYLLLPELGITSDGPVRSVMLFSKRPPPELGGRKVIVSRSSMTSVALLELLFENVWRCRPEFVLGDAELADVDRFEDEPHEARLVIGDAALKLFDQANRGGAWAMRYPFREDLGEVWKSWTGLPFVFAVWVAQRGAPMHEALSAHASLIASRDWGLLHIDQLTAQAALATGVSREACAEYFSGLDYRLSYPHLAGLTEFFRRLVLAGRVPDGTLAFLPAA
- a CDS encoding CofH family radical SAM protein yields the protein MPVTIPFDLDRLRDPALRPIGEKLRAGERLSIADGVTLFRSPDLLGVGAMADAANRARHGDRVTFASNQHINPTNVCVLRKTCVFCGYARLPKEEGAYRYSIEQVLAESDRADGSITREFHIVGGLDMEAGLEYYQSMFRALKARHPQVHIKALTAVEIAHIARIEKMSREDVLIALREAGLDTLPGGGAETFSAAVRHVIADKKLGGADYIDVHRTAHKLGIRSNCTMLYGHVETIEDRMQHLNMLRELQDETGGFLAYIPLAYHPDDNELGKTLGREGTATTGFDDLRNLAVGRLFLDNFEHIKSHWIMVSTPVSQISLHFGVNDIEGTVVREKIYHAVGAHTPQGMTLPQLLGLIRGAGKAPAERDSFYRVLREFAPDETGAIDESTEPLAGAVG
- the fabF gene encoding beta-ketoacyl-ACP synthase II codes for the protein MRRRVVVTGLGAVTPVGNDVATTWRSLLSGVSGGADITKFDASKYSVRFACEVKQFDPLAYMDRKEAKRADVYAQYAVAASVQAAADAGIAPGTIDPETMGVIIGSGIGGIRSFEDQHDVYRTLGPSKISPFFIPMFIGDIAAGIVSMRLQAKGPNYATVSACASSAHAIGDAFRIIQYGDADVMFAGGSEAAVTPMSIGGFANMGALSTRNDSPSTASRPFDKDRDGFVMGEGSGVVVLEELEHARRRGARIYGEIVGYRATGDAYHLTGQPDAHEGLQRAMRGALKDGGLAPTDVDYINAHGTSTPLNDPNESKGIQAVFGDHAHVLSVSSTKSATGHMLGAAGSVEFIACALAMRDNMVPPTINYATPDPECVLDYTPNTPRARPVNVAISNSSGFGGHNVSIALRRWHD
- a CDS encoding acyl carrier protein — its product is MSDHASKIKDIIEKELGVEREKLTPEASFIEDLGADSLDIVELVMEFEKEFNIDIPDEDAEKLRTVGDAVAYLEAKVAG